A part of Aegilops tauschii subsp. strangulata cultivar AL8/78 chromosome 2, Aet v6.0, whole genome shotgun sequence genomic DNA contains:
- the LOC109748850 gene encoding coniferyl alcohol acyltransferase-like: MADYSRVRVVSRSLVKAPGAVTPRILAVSNLDLLPRPIPSLLLCAYRKPTTGCFGDVVAIFKASLPSLLEHFFPLAGRLVSSPRSGVPEVHCDNQGAELVVGEAGVELASLDYGALGASLARIGALVQYGADVVLSVQLVSFACGGFTVAWCSNHVVMDGYGLCMLASMWSELARSGRIDTTRGGGAPSFDRSVLPRPRAVPSYSPSLTEAFTPFEGKHLVNSLTAGSYCVTRLYYVQERDIAMLRARASREAVGERHATRLEAVSAYLWKALAAVVAASGSDETCRMGWWVDGRRRLSVPGNEPAMRNYVGNVGTFALAEETVEEVRRRPLPEVASMVREAIAARATEEHFQELVDWVEEHKGGRFVETATVGLGSPALAVTSFASFRLRTDFGFGHAALAMPMMLAGTGRLCAGFVKIVPRPGGDGSWVVSMVVWPRLAAALDSDEQRILRPVTAEYLGLKAENPCSRL, translated from the coding sequence ATGGCAGACTACTCGCGTGTTAGGGTCGTCAGTCGGAGCCTCGTCAAGGCGCCCGGCGCCGTCACGCCGCGCATCCTCGCCGTGTCCAACCTCGACCTGCTCCCTCGGCCCATACCGTCCTTGCTCCTCTGCGCCTACCGCAAGCCCACCACCGGTTGCTTCGGCGATGTCGTGGCCATCTTCAAGGCCAGTCTACCATCCCTGCTCGAGCACTTCTTCCCCCTCGCCGGTCGCCTCGTGTCCAGCCCGCGCTCCGGGGTTCCGGAGGTGCACTGCGACAACCAGGGCGCGGAGCTCGTCGTCGGTGAGGCCGGCGTGGAACTGGCTAGCCTGGACTATGGCGCGCTAGGCGCGTCGCTGGCGAGGATCGGCGCGCTCGTCCAGTACGGCGCCGACGTCGTGCTTTCGGTGCAGCTCGTGTCGTTCGCCTGCGGCGGGTTCACCGTCGCGTGGTGCTCCAACCACGTGGTCATGGACGGGTACGGGCTGTGCATGCTCGCCAGCATGTGGTCCGAGCTCGCGCGGTCCGGGAGGATCGACACCACCCGCGGCGGCGGGGCACCCAGCTTCGACCGCTCCGTGCTGCCGCGCCCCCGCGCCGTGCCGTCGTACAGCCCCTCGCTCACCGAGGCGTTCACGCCGTTCGAAGGCAAGCATCTGGTCAACTCGCTCACGGCCGGGAGCTACTGCGTCACGCGCCTGTACTACGTCCAGGAGCGTGATATCGCCATGCTGCGCGCGCGGGCGAGCAGGGAGGCTGTCGGCGAGCGACACGCGACCCGCCTCGAGGCGGTGTCGGCGTACCTGTGGAAGGCCTTGGCCGCCGTCGTGGCCGCGTCCGGTTCCGACGAGACCTGCCGCATGGGCTGGTGGGTGgacgggcggcggaggctcagcGTGCCGGGAAACGAGCCCGCGATGCGCAACTACGTCGGCAACGTCGGCACGTTCGCGCTCGCGGAAGAAACCGTGGAGGAGGTCCGGCGGCGGCCGCTCCCGGAGGTGGCGTCGATGGTGCGGGAGGCGATCGCGGCGAGGGCCACCGAGGAGCATTTCCAGGAGCTGGTGGACTGGGTGGAGGAGCACAAGGGCGGCAGGTTCGTGGAGACGGCGACCGTCGGGCTGGGCAGCCCGGCGTTAGCCGTGACGTCCTTCGCGTCGTTCCGTCTTCGGACGGACTTCGGCTTCGGGCACGCCGCCCTGGCGATGCCGATGATGCTCGCCGGGACCGGGAGGCTGTGCGCCGGCTTCGTGAAGATCGTCCCGCGCCCCGGAGGCGACGGTTCGTGGGTCGTCAGCATGGTGGTGTGGCCGAGGCTCGCCGCCGCGCTCGACTCTGACGAGCAGCGCATCCTGAGGCCGGTCACCGCCGAGTACCTCGGCCTCAAGGCAGAGAACCCGTGTAGCCGGCTATGA